One genomic window of Aggregatilinea lenta includes the following:
- the trpS gene encoding tryptophan--tRNA ligase, which yields MSDNSVGKRKRVLSGVQPSGNLTVGNYVGALRQWAREQYNFESFFCVVDLHAITVPYDPLALREKTREVAALYLACGIDPEVSTVFVQSHVSAHAELTWLLNGITPLGWLNRMTQFKDKSAKQQVDSVSMGLLDYPVLMAADILLYQADAVPVGEDQKQHLELTRDIAQRFNHLFGDTFTIPDPMIPPTGARIMGLDNPTAKMSKSETGSEYHAVYLLDPPNRARKKVMRAVTDSGREIRFSRDPERAGVNNLLELYEALTAQSREDIEQQFDGKGYGDLKKAVAEAVVDMLGPIQQRYEDLTRDSSYIDNLLARGAERANEVASATLKTVRERMGFLEPLR from the coding sequence ATGAGCGACAATTCCGTGGGGAAGCGCAAGCGTGTCCTCTCTGGCGTGCAGCCTTCCGGCAATCTCACCGTTGGTAATTACGTTGGTGCGCTGCGGCAGTGGGCGCGCGAGCAGTACAACTTCGAAAGCTTTTTTTGCGTGGTCGATCTACACGCGATTACCGTTCCGTACGACCCGCTCGCCTTGCGCGAGAAGACACGCGAAGTCGCGGCGCTGTATCTGGCGTGCGGTATAGACCCGGAAGTTTCCACCGTCTTCGTCCAGTCGCACGTGTCGGCCCATGCGGAGCTGACCTGGCTGCTGAACGGCATCACACCGCTGGGCTGGCTCAACCGCATGACACAGTTCAAGGATAAGTCCGCCAAGCAGCAGGTCGATTCGGTCAGCATGGGACTGCTCGACTATCCGGTACTCATGGCAGCCGATATTCTGCTGTATCAGGCGGACGCCGTGCCGGTGGGCGAAGATCAGAAACAGCACCTTGAACTGACGCGCGACATCGCCCAGCGTTTCAACCACCTTTTTGGTGACACATTTACCATCCCCGATCCGATGATTCCGCCGACGGGCGCGCGTATCATGGGGCTGGACAACCCAACAGCAAAAATGAGCAAGAGCGAGACAGGGTCAGAATACCACGCCGTCTACCTGCTCGATCCGCCCAATCGCGCGCGAAAGAAAGTTATGCGCGCCGTGACGGATTCCGGGCGTGAGATTCGCTTCAGCCGCGATCCGGAGCGCGCAGGCGTCAACAATCTGCTGGAGCTGTACGAAGCCTTGACCGCGCAATCGCGTGAGGACATCGAGCAGCAGTTCGACGGTAAGGGCTACGGTGACCTGAAGAAAGCCGTCGCCGAGGCGGTCGTAGACATGCTGGGGCCGATCCAGCAGCGCTACGAAGACCTCACGCGCGACTCCAGCTACATCGATAATCTTCTGGCGCGGGGCGCGGAGCGCGCCAATGAAGTTGCCAGTGCAACACTGAAAACCGTCCGCGAAAGGATGGGGTTCCTAGAGCCTCTCCGCTAG
- a CDS encoding NB-ARC domain-containing protein: MSGHRPSLDVRLVEGALAAMSGTKPLGNHPLKFFLSVTNRLRAPHTLTGDLPLEAAVFDHLIATITDHYTALRQEYGLRSASCRAYAANLAEDFTHGNQELEGWSVLYHRYACIDQNLSMRMIEDAAQQEARTVRRRQKLALERLTLDLIRLEQNARFTEHQQRLRLALPRLELPLLFGRAALFSQAIKVLRSGLSPHHLLLHGAPGIGKTVLAMAVVQELLNELDDVLWINLDTEPLAFPDLDADLIARLSLPVSSTATARQSLRAYLSAYSVLVVLDHAESLLVDYAQTEQVLAALEPARIVVTSQTRARLPIHVYELSLPPLERHDAFHLVEQIAISAPTRRDPLDRFDAIWATAGGNPLALQVLAQQSWAVPVSGRSLSFELDDIYGRHWGDLTPVARRLWLLPLLFPPSGMPYDAAAHLAAVDAETADRGLQQLVNATLLHATPNGDSVDYTLRDLAALYVREQVNRDVLITEREPAQAFIRRALNQQVERLQIQPDPATALLTIDLSARFLLPVEQRCSCAYALAAQITNDGRWYAWSRAIQSLLSDAPDDYRPWLNAQHGVAQRWLGDLSAAWDSLQRALATYPEDSAEQADVLIELAVVNRYWGRWEAAQDDLLRALRLYSGANEAVRAERCIQELCQLMIDGQQPDEALRWLSRLSPSARMWSLASQIYLQTEDYRGARHAAEQALHLLPTTHANRGRALATLGQIHVHLGALQQAVQYLTLAADLLEQAHDIVGLARAHNNLAAAYLHQPLHERRVSPQEIFDLLHRAWTIQQHMGDAIGLEITRQNFAQLHADSGLDPPY, translated from the coding sequence ATGAGCGGTCATCGGCCATCCCTGGATGTGCGCCTCGTCGAAGGTGCGCTGGCAGCCATGTCCGGCACGAAGCCGCTTGGTAATCACCCGCTGAAATTCTTCCTTAGCGTCACCAACCGGCTGCGCGCGCCCCATACCCTTACCGGCGACCTCCCGCTAGAGGCCGCCGTGTTCGATCACCTGATCGCCACCATCACAGATCACTACACGGCGCTGCGCCAGGAGTACGGGTTGCGCTCCGCCTCGTGCCGTGCCTATGCGGCCAATCTCGCGGAAGATTTCACCCACGGCAACCAGGAACTTGAGGGCTGGAGCGTGCTATATCACCGCTACGCGTGCATTGACCAGAACCTCTCGATGCGCATGATTGAAGACGCTGCGCAGCAAGAAGCGCGTACCGTCCGCCGGCGCCAGAAGCTCGCGCTGGAACGCCTCACACTCGACCTGATCCGCCTCGAACAAAACGCCCGGTTCACCGAGCACCAGCAGCGTCTCCGCCTCGCGCTGCCCCGCCTTGAGCTGCCCCTGCTGTTCGGGCGCGCAGCGCTTTTTTCGCAGGCGATCAAGGTGCTGCGCAGCGGGCTGTCACCTCATCACCTGCTGCTCCACGGCGCGCCGGGCATCGGCAAGACGGTGCTGGCGATGGCCGTCGTCCAGGAACTTCTAAACGAATTGGACGACGTTTTATGGATCAACCTCGACACCGAGCCTCTGGCTTTTCCTGACCTTGACGCGGATCTGATCGCACGTCTGAGCCTGCCTGTGTCGTCTACCGCCACGGCGCGCCAATCGCTGCGCGCGTACCTCAGCGCGTACAGCGTGCTCGTCGTGCTGGATCACGCCGAGTCGCTGCTGGTCGACTACGCGCAGACGGAACAGGTGCTTGCGGCGCTTGAACCGGCGCGCATCGTCGTCACCAGCCAGACACGAGCGCGCCTCCCGATCCACGTGTATGAACTATCGCTCCCGCCGCTTGAGCGCCACGATGCATTCCACCTCGTGGAGCAGATCGCCATCAGCGCCCCGACGCGGCGCGATCCGCTCGACCGGTTTGACGCCATATGGGCCACAGCGGGCGGTAATCCGCTGGCGTTGCAGGTTCTCGCGCAGCAGTCCTGGGCGGTGCCGGTATCGGGCCGTTCGCTCAGCTTCGAGCTGGACGACATCTATGGACGGCACTGGGGCGACCTGACGCCCGTCGCGCGGCGGCTGTGGCTGCTACCGCTGCTGTTTCCGCCGTCGGGTATGCCCTATGATGCAGCGGCACATCTGGCCGCGGTCGATGCTGAAACCGCTGATAGAGGTCTGCAACAACTGGTCAACGCCACGCTGCTGCACGCCACACCCAATGGCGACTCGGTTGACTACACGCTGCGCGATCTGGCCGCGCTCTATGTCCGCGAGCAAGTCAACCGGGATGTTCTGATAACAGAGCGCGAACCCGCTCAGGCATTCATCCGGCGGGCGCTGAACCAACAAGTCGAGCGGCTGCAAATCCAGCCCGATCCGGCGACGGCGCTGCTAACGATCGACCTGAGCGCGCGGTTTCTGCTGCCGGTCGAACAGCGGTGTAGCTGCGCCTATGCACTTGCCGCGCAGATCACCAACGACGGGCGCTGGTACGCCTGGAGCAGGGCGATCCAGTCACTGCTGTCCGACGCTCCGGACGACTACCGGCCCTGGCTGAATGCACAGCACGGCGTGGCGCAGCGATGGCTGGGGGATCTATCCGCCGCATGGGACAGCCTTCAGCGTGCGCTCGCCACATACCCTGAAGACTCGGCAGAGCAGGCGGATGTCCTGATCGAGCTGGCCGTTGTGAATCGCTATTGGGGCAGGTGGGAGGCTGCGCAAGATGATCTGCTGCGCGCGTTGAGACTGTACTCGGGCGCAAACGAGGCAGTACGCGCCGAACGATGCATTCAGGAACTGTGCCAGCTCATGATCGATGGCCAGCAACCGGACGAGGCGCTGCGGTGGCTGAGCCGGTTGTCGCCGTCGGCGCGCATGTGGAGCCTTGCCAGCCAGATCTATCTCCAGACGGAAGACTATCGCGGCGCCCGGCATGCCGCTGAGCAGGCGTTGCACCTGCTGCCGACGACACACGCCAACCGTGGACGCGCACTCGCCACGCTGGGCCAGATCCACGTGCACCTGGGCGCGCTCCAGCAGGCCGTCCAGTACCTGACGCTGGCCGCCGACCTGTTGGAACAGGCACACGATATAGTCGGGCTGGCGCGCGCGCATAATAACCTCGCCGCTGCCTACCTGCATCAGCCGCTCCACGAGCGGAGAGTTAGCCCGCAAGAGATATTTGATCTGCTACATCGCGCGTGGACCATTCAGCAGCACATGGGAGATGCTATCGGCCTGGAAATCACCCGGCAAAACTTCGCCCAGCTTCATGCCGATTCCGGCCTCGATCCGCCCTATTGA